Proteins from a genomic interval of Acidobacteriota bacterium:
- a CDS encoding LysR family transcriptional regulator, producing MDIRQLRYFSAIVRTGSFTRAAAELGISQPSLSQQIRILEQKIGNPLFERLGRSVRLTAHGEALRKPAADILQQVAETECSLDQLQRGVRGKLRVGVIPTIMPYLIAPRVGAFAARFPDVDLQFTEDTTPHLIEQLQSGDLDLAVSGLPVRNPDIVCSELTREPLFLAVSEKHPLADETAIDLEDLQGERFLLLKEGHCLRDDVLRTCLRGRKELHRVFETDQLASIFQFVRSGFGLTVVPAMTASHATGCQLIPLRGGSFRRIGYLRARRHLVSRPMREFAAWLRTIVETKTLPKG from the coding sequence ATGGATATCCGCCAGTTGCGTTATTTTTCTGCCATCGTCCGGACCGGTAGCTTTACCCGCGCCGCCGCTGAACTAGGCATCAGCCAGCCTTCGCTCTCGCAGCAAATTCGTATCCTTGAGCAAAAAATCGGTAACCCGCTCTTCGAACGACTGGGGCGATCCGTCCGCTTGACCGCCCACGGCGAAGCGCTCCGTAAGCCCGCCGCCGACATTCTGCAACAGGTCGCGGAAACGGAGTGTTCTCTCGATCAGCTTCAGCGAGGAGTGCGCGGAAAGCTTCGCGTCGGAGTGATTCCCACCATCATGCCGTATTTGATCGCGCCCCGCGTCGGCGCTTTTGCCGCCCGCTTCCCGGATGTGGATCTGCAATTCACCGAAGACACTACACCCCATCTCATCGAACAGTTGCAGTCCGGGGATCTCGATCTGGCCGTATCGGGTCTCCCTGTTCGAAACCCCGACATCGTGTGCAGCGAACTGACTCGCGAGCCGCTTTTTCTGGCCGTGTCAGAGAAGCATCCATTGGCGGATGAAACGGCCATCGACCTGGAGGATTTGCAGGGGGAACGATTTCTTCTCCTCAAAGAAGGCCACTGCCTGCGCGACGATGTGCTCCGAACCTGCTTACGGGGCCGCAAGGAACTTCATCGCGTCTTTGAGACCGATCAACTCGCCAGCATCTTTCAGTTCGTGCGCTCCGGCTTCGGATTGACCGTTGTCCCTGCGATGACTGCGTCGCATGCAACGGGATGCCAGCTTATCCCGCTTCGTGGCGGCAGCTTTCGTCGTATCGGATACCTGCGAGCTCGCCGCCATCTCGTCAGCCGTCCCATGCGTGAATTTGCGGCGTGGCTGCGGACGATTGTGGAGACCAAAACGCTTCCAAAGGGATAG
- a CDS encoding pyruvate, phosphate dikinase: protein MKKDETHLGTVLHALQERAKELNCLYRVGEALNQSGLPLEDILRQIIEILPTGWQYPEICQARIIFDGEVFECADFKATEWVQRAEIVVQDQAAGVVEVYYRDAVPPVEGSQFLKEEGQLIRTIAERIGSAITQRHLRTAFESWAAAEDGEATDKGEWRVVVEFLRDTDPVLLQRISRKLINHLNWSGFPEARELLQHGGALSGARVAWQDNRPQVRDAHHKFPDLTNEAFQIADQHLSEDEILDLVTTWIKEEKSSFLVSALEHQDTPLGEIIEALERYRHTSVKESELSRSTQKGLRVSLIRRFFSESLDFINVAKQFVRIEDFYDLLSKIIFPPRCHGKLGGKSAGLFLAKKIIEKSPESSKLLGEVKVPKTWYMTSDCILSFVHHNDLEDVLNRKYMEIDQVRQEYPHVVALFKRSSFPSELSKGMALALEDLGDRPLIVRSSSLLEDRPGSAFSGKYKSLFLGNCGSKEERLSALMDAVAEVYASIFGPDPTEYRAERGLLDMHEEMGIMIQEVVGQQVGKYFLPACSGVAFSNNEFRWSARIKRTDGLIRMVPGLGTRAVDRMADDYPVLIAPGQPNLRINITLDEVLKYSPKRVDVVNLETNSFETVDAIELLRQCGAQYPQVRQLVSLVDHDRIEQPVGPVPDFQKRDVVFTFEGLIRNTPFVACIREMLNLLQSKLGGAVDLEFAYDGADFYLLQCRPQSYGAGMVPVPIPQNLPSDKVIFTANRYVSNGKVPEITHIVYVDLEGYSQLSDETTMREIGRAVGRLNKLLPKRQFILIGPGRWGSRGDIRLGVPVTYSDINNAAMLVEVARQKGNYLPDLSFGTHFFQDLVEASIRYLPLYPDDPSAVFNEPFFRRSDNVLAEMMPDFAHLADVLHVIDVPRDTHGMVLRVVMNADLDQAVAFLAPAQQRDGSIAPRVESLDRSGEEHWRWRFRMAQRIAAQLDGTKFGVKAFYLIGSTKNATAGPASDIDLLLHFQGTEGQEGELQLWLEGWSRCLGEINFLRTGYRSDGLLDVHLVTDKDIAERSSFAVKIDAITDPARKFPLKADLGV, encoded by the coding sequence ATGAAGAAGGATGAGACTCACCTCGGTACGGTTCTTCACGCCCTGCAGGAGCGTGCCAAGGAACTGAACTGCCTGTATAGGGTTGGAGAAGCGCTCAACCAGAGCGGGTTGCCGCTCGAGGACATTCTCAGGCAAATCATCGAGATCCTGCCCACGGGCTGGCAATATCCCGAAATTTGCCAGGCTCGAATCATCTTCGATGGCGAAGTCTTCGAGTGCGCGGACTTCAAAGCAACCGAGTGGGTACAGCGCGCGGAAATCGTTGTCCAGGATCAAGCCGCCGGAGTCGTAGAGGTTTACTACCGGGACGCAGTGCCGCCAGTCGAAGGCAGCCAATTTCTCAAGGAAGAGGGCCAACTTATTCGGACCATCGCCGAACGGATCGGCAGCGCAATCACACAGCGGCATTTGCGCACCGCGTTCGAATCGTGGGCAGCCGCGGAAGATGGCGAGGCCACGGACAAGGGCGAGTGGCGAGTGGTAGTCGAATTTCTGCGCGACACCGATCCCGTCCTGCTGCAGCGCATCTCGCGAAAACTCATTAACCATCTCAACTGGAGCGGATTCCCGGAAGCCCGCGAACTGCTCCAACATGGAGGAGCACTGAGCGGCGCGCGGGTGGCGTGGCAGGACAACCGGCCACAGGTGAGGGACGCCCACCACAAATTCCCCGATCTTACGAACGAAGCGTTCCAGATTGCAGACCAGCATCTCAGCGAAGACGAGATACTGGATCTCGTCACTACCTGGATCAAAGAAGAGAAAAGCAGCTTCCTTGTCAGCGCCCTTGAACACCAGGACACCCCGCTCGGCGAAATTATTGAGGCCCTCGAGCGTTATCGACACACTTCGGTAAAAGAGAGTGAACTCTCCCGCTCGACGCAGAAGGGGCTACGGGTGTCGCTGATCCGGCGCTTTTTCTCCGAGAGTCTTGATTTCATCAACGTCGCCAAGCAATTTGTTCGGATCGAAGATTTTTACGATCTGCTGAGCAAGATCATTTTCCCGCCGCGCTGTCACGGCAAACTGGGAGGCAAGAGCGCGGGACTGTTTCTGGCCAAGAAGATTATCGAAAAGTCGCCGGAGTCCTCGAAGTTGCTGGGCGAGGTGAAGGTGCCGAAGACCTGGTACATGACTTCAGACTGCATCCTCAGCTTTGTCCATCACAACGATCTGGAAGATGTGCTGAACCGCAAGTACATGGAGATCGACCAGGTGCGGCAGGAGTACCCCCATGTGGTGGCCCTCTTCAAACGATCTTCCTTTCCCTCGGAGTTGTCGAAAGGGATGGCGCTGGCACTGGAGGATCTGGGCGATCGGCCTCTCATCGTGCGCAGTTCCAGCCTGCTCGAAGACCGGCCTGGCTCTGCCTTCTCGGGAAAATATAAGAGCCTCTTCTTAGGGAACTGTGGCTCCAAGGAAGAGAGGCTTTCGGCCCTCATGGATGCGGTTGCCGAGGTCTATGCCTCCATCTTCGGACCGGACCCGACCGAGTATCGCGCCGAACGCGGACTGCTCGACATGCACGAAGAGATGGGGATCATGATCCAGGAAGTTGTGGGTCAGCAGGTGGGCAAGTACTTTTTGCCGGCTTGTTCCGGGGTGGCTTTCAGTAACAATGAATTCCGTTGGTCCGCTCGCATCAAGCGTACCGACGGCCTGATTCGCATGGTGCCGGGACTCGGTACGCGCGCCGTAGATCGCATGGCCGATGATTATCCGGTACTCATCGCACCGGGGCAGCCCAACTTGCGAATCAACATCACGCTGGACGAGGTGCTCAAGTACTCCCCAAAGCGGGTGGACGTAGTCAATCTCGAGACCAACTCTTTTGAAACGGTCGATGCGATCGAGCTACTTCGCCAGTGCGGAGCGCAGTATCCTCAGGTCCGCCAACTGGTTTCCCTGGTGGACCATGATCGGATCGAGCAGCCGGTTGGTCCCGTCCCCGATTTCCAAAAACGCGACGTTGTTTTCACCTTTGAAGGGTTGATACGGAACACGCCTTTCGTGGCTTGTATTCGAGAGATGCTGAACCTGCTGCAGTCGAAGCTGGGGGGCGCGGTCGATCTGGAATTCGCTTACGATGGCGCAGACTTCTATCTTCTCCAATGCCGTCCGCAGAGCTACGGGGCAGGTATGGTGCCCGTGCCGATCCCGCAAAACCTGCCATCGGATAAGGTCATCTTCACTGCGAACCGCTACGTATCGAACGGCAAAGTGCCGGAGATCACTCACATCGTCTATGTGGATCTGGAAGGCTATAGCCAACTGTCGGACGAGACCACGATGCGGGAGATTGGCCGCGCCGTGGGGCGTCTGAACAAACTCTTGCCCAAACGACAGTTCATTTTGATCGGGCCAGGTCGTTGGGGAAGCCGAGGTGATATCCGACTCGGCGTTCCCGTTACCTACTCCGACATTAACAATGCCGCGATGCTGGTGGAAGTTGCCCGGCAGAAAGGCAACTACTTACCCGATCTCTCCTTCGGAACTCATTTCTTTCAGGATCTGGTCGAGGCTTCGATCCGCTACTTGCCCCTTTACCCGGACGATCCGAGCGCAGTATTCAACGAACCTTTTTTCCGAAGGTCGGACAATGTTCTGGCCGAGATGATGCCGGATTTCGCGCACCTTGCCGACGTTCTCCACGTCATCGACGTGCCCAGGGACACGCACGGAATGGTTCTGCGAGTGGTCATGAATGCCGATCTGGACCAGGCAGTGGCATTTCTTGCACCGGCCCAGCAGAGAGATGGATCGATCGCACCCCGCGTAGAGTCTCTCGACCGGAGCGGTGAAGAGCACTGGCGCTGGCGTTTCCGCATGGCGCAACGCATCGCGGCACAACTTGACGGTACGAAGTTTGGGGTGAAGGCGTTCTACCTGATCGGCAGCACGAAAAACGCGACTGCAGGTCCAGCCAGTGATATTGATCTCCTACTGCACTTTCAAGGTACAGAAGGACAAGAAGGAGAACTCCAACTCTGGCTTGAGGGCTGGAGCCGCTGCCTGGGGGAAATAAACTTCTTGCGAACGGGGTACCGTTCCGACGGACTCCTCGACGTTCACCTGGTTACGGACAAGGACATTGCCGAGCGAAGCAGTTTTGCCGTGAAGATTGACGCCATCACCGATCCCGCCCGGAAGTTTCCCCTGAAAGCAGATCTGGGCGTCTAG
- a CDS encoding Glu/Leu/Phe/Val dehydrogenase, protein MVTDSKEDTRGALPGKRSVKTFNSFQIAQAQFDKVAEYLGLDPPTRDLLRYPLREYQFAIPVRMDDGQVKVFRGFRVQHNDARGPGKGGIRFHPQETIDTVRALAMWMTWKCAVVDIPLGGAKGGVICDPHNLSMREQEQICRGWVRQVARNVGPVVDVPAPDIMTNSQHMLWMLDEFEQIHGGRFPGFITGKPVGLGGSLGRTEATGYGVIFTLREALKDLSIRPENTRASVQGFGNVAHYAIELYQRLGGRVVTVSCWDQADQCSYTYRKRDGINLDQLVSIADRFGGIDKGKAQELGYELLPGEAWIEQDVEVLIPAAMENQITGDNVDRISPSVRIIAEGANGPTTPEADARIKERGILVIPDFLANAGGVTCSYFEQVQSNMNYFWEKDEVLGKLDLKMTSAYFAVSELARREKLHMRDAAYAIAIGRVARACHDRGWL, encoded by the coding sequence ATGGTTACTGATTCTAAAGAAGATACCCGCGGCGCTCTACCTGGGAAAAGATCCGTGAAGACCTTCAATTCATTTCAGATAGCACAAGCCCAGTTCGACAAAGTGGCCGAGTACTTGGGCCTGGATCCTCCGACGCGGGACCTCCTCCGCTATCCCCTGCGCGAATATCAGTTCGCGATTCCCGTGCGAATGGATGACGGGCAAGTGAAAGTATTTCGCGGCTTCCGCGTGCAGCACAATGATGCTCGTGGGCCGGGAAAAGGGGGGATTCGCTTCCACCCCCAGGAAACCATTGACACCGTCCGCGCCCTTGCCATGTGGATGACATGGAAGTGTGCCGTTGTCGACATTCCACTGGGCGGAGCCAAGGGGGGAGTCATTTGCGATCCCCACAATCTCAGCATGCGCGAGCAGGAGCAGATCTGTCGCGGATGGGTTCGCCAGGTGGCCCGGAACGTGGGGCCGGTTGTCGACGTCCCGGCGCCTGACATCATGACGAACTCGCAACACATGCTGTGGATGCTGGATGAGTTCGAACAAATCCATGGCGGTCGATTCCCGGGTTTCATCACTGGCAAACCAGTGGGACTCGGGGGCTCCCTGGGACGCACCGAAGCGACTGGCTATGGAGTGATCTTCACCCTGCGTGAGGCCCTGAAGGACTTGAGCATCCGGCCCGAAAATACGCGCGCCAGTGTGCAGGGCTTCGGCAACGTGGCCCACTATGCCATCGAGTTGTATCAGCGCCTGGGCGGCCGTGTGGTTACGGTTTCATGTTGGGACCAAGCCGACCAATGTTCCTACACATATCGCAAGCGTGATGGTATTAACCTCGACCAGTTGGTATCGATAGCCGATCGCTTTGGGGGCATTGACAAAGGAAAAGCGCAGGAACTTGGATATGAACTGTTGCCCGGCGAGGCGTGGATCGAACAAGATGTGGAAGTCCTTATTCCCGCTGCCATGGAAAACCAGATCACCGGTGACAATGTCGACCGAATCAGTCCGAGCGTGCGAATTATCGCTGAGGGTGCGAATGGACCGACTACACCTGAGGCGGATGCGCGGATCAAGGAACGCGGCATTCTGGTCATCCCCGATTTCCTGGCAAACGCCGGCGGAGTCACCTGCAGCTACTTCGAACAGGTGCAGAGCAATATGAACTACTTCTGGGAGAAGGACGAGGTCCTGGGCAAACTCGACCTGAAGATGACGTCCGCGTACTTCGCCGTCTCGGAACTTGCTCGACGCGAGAAGCTTCACATGCGCGATGCAGCCTATGCGATCGCAATTGGCCGTGTGGCCCGCGCCTGCCACGATCGCGGCTGGCTTTAG
- a CDS encoding peroxiredoxin, protein MIRWLIAGVVLLVAVMVTSMVVFAGSPPVVGSLAPEFTLNSQEGKAVSLKDFHGSWVVLYFYPKDFTSGCTVEAHNFQRDQAQYQQKSAVVLGVSVDSADSHKQFCTKEGLNFKLLADTEYKVSNAYGSLTNMGVVKFAARHTFIINPDGKIARAFTEVNPNKHSEEVLAALTELQK, encoded by the coding sequence ATGATCCGTTGGCTTATTGCTGGTGTTGTTCTTCTCGTGGCGGTGATGGTTACGTCGATGGTGGTGTTCGCTGGGTCTCCTCCTGTGGTGGGCAGTTTGGCACCTGAGTTCACGCTGAACTCGCAAGAAGGCAAAGCCGTTAGCCTCAAGGATTTCCATGGCTCGTGGGTGGTGTTGTACTTCTATCCCAAGGACTTCACCAGCGGCTGCACGGTCGAGGCCCACAATTTCCAGCGCGATCAGGCGCAATATCAACAGAAGAGTGCGGTCGTACTGGGCGTAAGCGTGGACAGCGCCGATTCTCACAAGCAGTTTTGCACGAAGGAAGGCTTGAACTTCAAACTGCTTGCGGATACCGAATATAAAGTGTCGAACGCGTACGGATCATTGACCAACATGGGTGTGGTGAAGTTCGCTGCGCGGCATACCTTCATCATCAACCCTGATGGCAAGATTGCGCGGGCTTTTACTGAAGTGAATCCCAACAAACATAGCGAAGAGGTCCTGGCCGCCCTCACGGAACTGCAAAAGTAG
- a CDS encoding ferrochelatase yields the protein MNYDAILVTSFGGPEGPDEVMPFLENVLRGKNVPRERMLEVAQHYYHFGGKSPINGQNRQLIAALEIELAQHGPRLPIYWGNRNWRPMLADTLAKMKADGVRRALAFVTSAYSSYSSCRQYREDIARAQDAVGEGAPVVDKIRIFHNHPGFVEAVTDRAQAAFARIPAERRKSAHLVYTAHSIPTMMAQGCDYEKQLRETGRLVAEALRHDNWQLVYQSRSGPASQPWLEPDVLDCLREIKVPGGSSDVVIAPIGFVSDHMEILFDLDTQARELCGELGLNMVRARTVGTHPRFIRMIRELVLERTEESLARPALGVLGVRPDFCSAECCPSGRPNR from the coding sequence ATGAACTACGACGCGATTCTTGTCACTTCGTTCGGTGGGCCGGAAGGTCCCGATGAAGTGATGCCATTTCTGGAGAACGTGCTGCGCGGCAAGAATGTTCCTCGCGAGCGCATGTTGGAAGTGGCGCAACACTACTATCACTTCGGCGGGAAGAGCCCGATCAACGGGCAGAACCGGCAGTTGATCGCGGCGCTGGAAATCGAACTCGCGCAACACGGACCACGACTTCCCATCTACTGGGGAAACCGAAACTGGCGTCCCATGCTTGCCGACACGCTGGCAAAGATGAAGGCGGATGGCGTTCGCCGCGCGTTGGCCTTCGTGACCTCGGCTTACAGTTCGTATTCAAGTTGCCGGCAATATCGGGAAGATATCGCACGCGCACAGGACGCTGTCGGAGAAGGCGCTCCGGTCGTGGACAAGATCCGCATCTTCCACAACCACCCAGGGTTCGTGGAAGCCGTGACGGACCGCGCGCAGGCAGCATTCGCGCGGATTCCAGCAGAGCGGCGTAAGTCTGCTCACCTCGTGTATACGGCGCACAGTATTCCGACGATGATGGCGCAGGGTTGCGATTACGAGAAGCAGTTGCGGGAGACGGGCCGGTTGGTAGCTGAAGCGCTCAGACACGACAATTGGCAATTGGTTTACCAGAGTCGAAGCGGCCCGGCGTCGCAGCCCTGGCTAGAGCCGGATGTTCTAGACTGCCTGCGTGAAATCAAAGTCCCGGGCGGAAGTTCTGACGTGGTCATCGCGCCCATCGGGTTTGTCTCCGATCACATGGAAATTCTTTTCGATCTGGATACCCAAGCGCGCGAACTCTGTGGGGAGTTGGGCCTGAACATGGTGCGTGCTCGAACGGTGGGCACGCATCCCAGATTCATCCGTATGATTCGGGAACTGGTTCTGGAACGGACGGAAGAGAGTCTCGCCCGGCCAGCGTTAGGCGTACTGGGTGTGCGGCCGGATTTCTGCTCGGCGGAATGCTGTCCTTCAGGCCGGCCAAACCGCTAA
- a CDS encoding YciI family protein has product MRFMVIVKATKETEAGALPDQKILAEMGKFNEELVKAGVMLAGEGLQSSAKGARVRFSGSKRTVIDGPFTETKELIAGFCLWQVKSLAEAIEWVKRCPNPHNEESDIEIRQVFEAADFGAEFTPELREQEERLRAEISKKKD; this is encoded by the coding sequence ATGCGATTCATGGTCATAGTCAAAGCTACGAAAGAGACGGAGGCGGGAGCCCTCCCCGATCAGAAGATTCTTGCCGAGATGGGCAAATTCAACGAGGAACTAGTCAAAGCCGGCGTGATGCTGGCAGGAGAAGGTTTGCAGTCAAGCGCCAAAGGGGCGCGCGTGCGTTTCTCGGGCAGCAAACGAACCGTGATCGACGGCCCCTTCACCGAGACGAAGGAATTGATTGCCGGCTTCTGTCTATGGCAAGTGAAGTCACTGGCAGAGGCGATTGAGTGGGTGAAGCGCTGCCCCAATCCGCATAACGAGGAAAGCGATATCGAAATTCGGCAGGTTTTCGAAGCCGCGGATTTCGGCGCCGAGTTCACTCCTGAGTTGCGGGAGCAAGAAGAGCGGTTGCGCGCTGAGATCTCGAAAAAGAAAGATTGA
- a CDS encoding RNA polymerase sigma factor produces MTATDTHRAIDAVWRIESPRLIAGLARMVRDVGLAEDLAQDALVIALEQWPQSGVPDNPGAWLMAAAKNRAIDRLRRNQMLDRKHEELGRQLENRREEITEANMADLDRALDDEVGDDLLRLVFVSCHPVLSTEARVALTLRLLGGLTTDEIARAFLVPEPTIAQRIVRAKRTLADKRVPFEVPRRTELAERLASVLEVVYLIFNEGYSATAGDDWMRPGLCEDALRLGRILAELAPKEPEVHGLVALMEIQASRARARVGPNGEPILLLEQNRAQWDWMLISRGLAALGRAEELGGLRGPYALQAAIAACHARARTADETDWSQIVALYDELGRRTPSPIIELNRAVAVGMASGPQASLDLVDALVAEPALANYYLLPSVRGDLLKKLGRFDEARSEFARAASLTKNARERALLLERASSLGG; encoded by the coding sequence GTGACGGCTACCGATACGCATCGTGCGATTGACGCAGTGTGGCGGATTGAGTCTCCCCGGCTCATCGCTGGACTTGCGCGGATGGTGCGCGATGTCGGCTTGGCCGAAGATCTCGCGCAGGATGCCCTGGTCATCGCACTGGAACAATGGCCGCAGTCGGGCGTTCCGGACAATCCGGGCGCCTGGCTCATGGCCGCTGCCAAGAATCGTGCCATTGATCGCCTGCGCCGCAACCAGATGCTCGACCGAAAGCACGAAGAACTCGGTCGCCAGCTGGAGAACCGGCGTGAGGAGATCACCGAGGCGAATATGGCGGACCTCGACCGAGCGCTCGACGATGAAGTGGGTGACGACCTACTGCGGCTCGTTTTTGTTTCCTGCCATCCCGTGCTTTCGACGGAGGCACGTGTCGCTCTCACCCTTCGGTTGCTCGGTGGACTTACCACGGATGAGATCGCGCGCGCCTTCCTCGTTCCCGAGCCAACCATCGCACAGCGTATTGTTCGAGCGAAGCGCACGCTGGCGGACAAGCGTGTGCCGTTTGAGGTGCCACGCCGAACAGAACTTGCGGAGCGCCTCGCATCGGTGCTGGAAGTTGTTTATCTCATCTTTAATGAAGGCTACTCGGCGACGGCAGGCGATGACTGGATGCGCCCCGGTCTTTGCGAGGACGCGCTTCGTCTCGGGCGCATCCTCGCCGAATTGGCGCCGAAAGAACCTGAAGTGCATGGGTTGGTAGCGCTGATGGAAATTCAGGCGTCGCGGGCAAGGGCGCGAGTGGGGCCAAACGGCGAGCCGATCTTGTTGTTGGAGCAAAATCGGGCGCAATGGGATTGGATGCTGATCAGCCGCGGACTGGCGGCTCTTGGTCGCGCGGAGGAACTTGGCGGGCTACGTGGACCCTACGCACTACAGGCTGCGATTGCTGCTTGTCATGCGAGGGCGCGGACTGCGGACGAAACCGATTGGTCTCAAATCGTGGCTCTTTACGATGAACTCGGGCGGAGAACGCCGTCCCCGATCATCGAGTTGAACCGCGCGGTTGCGGTGGGGATGGCGAGCGGTCCACAAGCCAGCCTGGATCTCGTGGATGCTCTCGTAGCTGAACCTGCGCTGGCGAATTATTACCTGTTGCCCAGCGTGCGCGGGGACTTGCTCAAGAAACTGGGACGTTTTGATGAAGCCCGTTCGGAGTTTGCGCGGGCGGCTTCGCTGACAAAAAACGCACGCGAGCGGGCATTGCTATTGGAGCGGGCGTCGAGCCTTGGCGGCTAA
- a CDS encoding anti-sigma factor encodes MSAHEQFADDLALHALGSLEGDERIALEKHLDGCASCRRELESLRGDLSLLSLTTAGPKPPARSRQRLMAAIAAEPRFPKPVAAPAPRSRSWWAVLGWSAAAAMALLCLGLLRQNSSLSSEIAGLHSQIVGQQTELQETKEIVKTLLDPASQKIELASARSKPQPRGKAIYQHRNRNLIFLASNLPQLPPEKVYELWLFPANGGAPIAAGLFKPDARGSATIVNPPLPEGVEAKTFVVTLEPESGSHEAPRGTPVIVGVGE; translated from the coding sequence ATGAGCGCACACGAACAATTCGCGGACGATCTGGCGCTGCACGCGCTCGGCTCTCTGGAAGGTGACGAACGCATCGCCCTCGAGAAGCATCTCGATGGCTGTGCTTCTTGCCGTCGCGAGTTGGAGTCCCTGCGCGGCGATCTGAGCCTGCTCTCGCTGACGACCGCCGGCCCAAAGCCGCCCGCCCGTTCCCGCCAACGGCTGATGGCAGCAATCGCCGCCGAACCTCGTTTCCCAAAACCAGTAGCGGCCCCTGCTCCCCGTTCGCGTTCGTGGTGGGCAGTGCTCGGTTGGTCTGCAGCTGCAGCGATGGCTCTGCTCTGCCTCGGATTATTGCGCCAGAACTCCTCCCTTAGCTCGGAGATTGCAGGCCTACATTCACAAATCGTCGGCCAGCAGACGGAACTGCAAGAGACCAAAGAGATCGTAAAGACTCTATTGGATCCAGCGTCGCAGAAGATTGAGCTCGCCAGTGCCCGCAGCAAGCCCCAGCCGCGCGGCAAGGCGATCTACCAGCATCGCAATCGGAACTTGATCTTCCTCGCCAGCAATCTGCCCCAGCTGCCGCCGGAGAAGGTTTACGAGCTGTGGCTGTTCCCTGCCAACGGCGGCGCTCCCATTGCAGCGGGACTCTTCAAGCCGGACGCTCGCGGCAGCGCTACCATCGTCAATCCTCCACTTCCGGAAGGAGTGGAAGCCAAAACTTTCGTTGTGACTCTGGAACCCGAGAGCGGCTCCCACGAAGCTCCGCGTGGAACGCCAGTGATCGTTGGCGTTGGCGAATAG
- a CDS encoding sigma-70 family RNA polymerase sigma factor, producing MAALYDRFSSIVYAVALRVLQDTGAAEDVLQDIFMQLWRNPGAFDSSRGNMAAWLAVIARNRAIDALRKRRPQDDIEDVIVSVDTDLASETDRSRAMVKVRDALQGMPSPQRSALEMAYFEGLTHTEIAEKTGEPLGTVKTRIRTGLLSLRKILIA from the coding sequence ATGGCGGCTCTCTATGATCGTTTTTCGTCCATTGTGTACGCGGTCGCGCTGCGTGTCCTGCAAGACACCGGCGCAGCTGAGGACGTCTTGCAGGACATCTTCATGCAACTCTGGCGCAACCCGGGAGCGTTCGATTCCAGCCGCGGCAACATGGCCGCGTGGCTCGCGGTGATCGCTCGCAACCGCGCCATCGACGCGCTTCGCAAGCGGCGTCCGCAAGACGATATCGAAGACGTGATCGTCTCGGTCGATACGGATCTCGCATCCGAGACGGACCGTTCGCGCGCCATGGTAAAAGTTCGAGACGCGTTGCAGGGTATGCCGTCGCCGCAACGATCTGCTCTTGAGATGGCGTATTTTGAAGGATTAACCCACACGGAAATCGCTGAGAAGACCGGCGAGCCGCTGGGCACGGTAAAAACAAGAATACGAACGGGACTTTTGTCGCTGAGAAAAATATTGATCGCATGA
- a CDS encoding nuclear transport factor 2 family protein has protein sequence MKLPVRCIVLSILMLGMPFLIRAQSATGNSADREQILQLERDWTQSFVAMDVAANQRIVADDFLGTETDGKRVKKADIIAEVKTGEALVSNRLNEDDVTIRFYGQTAVVNGSESWKRKDGKTGRWVWTDVFVKRSGKWQVVASQDFEVMDK, from the coding sequence ATGAAATTGCCGGTGCGTTGCATAGTTCTTTCCATTTTGATGCTGGGAATGCCGTTTCTTATCCGTGCACAATCTGCGACTGGAAACTCTGCCGATCGCGAACAAATCCTGCAACTGGAGCGGGACTGGACGCAGTCCTTTGTCGCGATGGATGTTGCCGCCAACCAACGAATTGTGGCCGATGATTTTCTGGGCACGGAGACGGATGGAAAGCGAGTGAAGAAAGCTGACATCATCGCAGAAGTGAAAACGGGAGAGGCGCTGGTTTCCAATCGTTTGAACGAAGACGATGTGACGATTCGCTTTTATGGCCAGACGGCCGTGGTCAATGGCAGTGAGAGCTGGAAACGCAAGGACGGTAAGACGGGGCGCTGGGTCTGGACAGATGTCTTTGTGAAACGCAGTGGCAAATGGCAGGTGGTGGCGTCGCAGGATTTCGAAGTAATGGATAAGTAA